In Salinibacterium sp. ZJ70, one DNA window encodes the following:
- a CDS encoding FAD-dependent monooxygenase produces the protein MKDIAIVGAGPGGLVTALRLHQQGITPHIYESVQELKPLGVGVDIKVYGVKEIEELGLLDEFRAMSVDAVDSIFYNHHGQEIYAEKCGVHMGYLHEQRFVHRGELQMMFHRAVIDRMGPEVITYGARVVGYTQDDEGVTLDLEHRDGRTEQVRHDAVIAADGIKSEVRKQMHPEISEPVYSGITMYRGTTLREPIRNGHTILHIGDPRISSMIIYPIAHDYEGTGKELINWVVEYERDETVEDWNAIGTVDDIVPLYDTTKIPYLDVQQLMRDAREVYLFPLIRHAPLDNWVDGRVTLLGDAAHAMYPRGGNGVCQAFLDARVVAEKLALHDDIHEAFVAYDAERREMVNRIVMSMRGEGYEVIRRMVAERTDGKPFENIEDVLPLEEADGIFGPYHAMVGQPRPGRDAGETTGFRTWLEDAAE, from the coding sequence ATGAAGGACATCGCGATCGTCGGGGCGGGCCCCGGCGGACTCGTCACGGCGCTGCGCCTGCATCAGCAGGGCATCACCCCGCACATCTACGAATCGGTGCAGGAGCTCAAGCCCCTCGGAGTCGGCGTCGACATCAAGGTGTACGGCGTGAAGGAGATCGAGGAGCTCGGACTCCTCGACGAGTTCCGCGCCATGTCGGTCGACGCGGTCGACTCGATCTTCTACAACCACCACGGCCAGGAGATCTACGCCGAGAAGTGCGGTGTGCACATGGGCTACCTGCACGAGCAGCGCTTCGTGCACCGCGGTGAGCTGCAGATGATGTTCCACCGTGCCGTCATCGACCGCATGGGTCCGGAGGTCATCACCTACGGCGCGCGAGTCGTCGGCTACACCCAGGATGACGAGGGCGTCACCCTGGATCTCGAGCACCGCGACGGCCGCACCGAGCAGGTGCGCCACGACGCCGTGATCGCTGCCGATGGCATCAAGTCGGAGGTGCGCAAGCAGATGCACCCCGAGATCTCGGAGCCCGTCTACTCCGGCATCACGATGTACCGCGGCACGACGCTGCGCGAGCCGATCCGCAACGGCCACACCATCCTGCACATCGGCGACCCCCGGATCTCGTCGATGATCATCTACCCGATCGCCCACGACTACGAGGGCACCGGCAAGGAGCTCATCAACTGGGTCGTCGAGTACGAGCGCGACGAGACGGTCGAGGATTGGAACGCCATCGGCACCGTCGACGACATCGTGCCGCTGTACGACACCACGAAGATCCCCTACCTCGACGTGCAGCAGCTCATGCGCGACGCCCGAGAGGTGTACCTCTTCCCGCTCATCCGCCACGCGCCGCTCGACAACTGGGTCGACGGACGCGTGACTCTGCTCGGTGACGCCGCTCACGCGATGTACCCGCGTGGTGGCAACGGCGTATGCCAGGCCTTCCTCGACGCCCGCGTGGTGGCCGAGAAGCTCGCCCTGCACGACGACATCCACGAGGCATTCGTCGCCTACGACGCCGAGCGTCGCGAGATGGTCAACCGCATCGTCATGTCGATGCGCGGCGAGGGCTACGAGGTCATCCGCCGGATGGTCGCCGAGCGCACCGACGGCAAGCCGTTCGAGAACATCGAGGACGTGCTGCCTCTCGAGGAGGCCGATGGCATCTTCGGGCCGTACCACGCGATGGTCGGTCAACCCCGCCCCGGTCGCGACGCGGGCGAGACGACGGGCTTCCGCACATGGCTGGAGGACGCCGCGGAGTGA
- a CDS encoding dienelactone hydrolase family protein, translated as MSTIARDIAYSHDGTEMLGLLAAPTGAQARPTVLLFHDAFGLGPFALGWVDAYTALGYTVFAADVWGGRTTPSGPDEIGPLMGSMVGDRARWVARATAALETAIAQPEVDPGRVVAVGHCFGGSTALELLRAGGELRGVVAIHAGLDLLDDSSWTPAPGTASVLVCTGADDPMATTEQRTALLGNLDAVGLDWELQLYSGTVHAFTNPALTDSPNPRVFAYHARSAERARIATERFLADTFRTSK; from the coding sequence ATGAGCACCATCGCGCGCGACATCGCGTACTCCCACGACGGCACCGAGATGCTCGGTCTGCTCGCAGCGCCCACGGGGGCGCAGGCGCGCCCGACCGTGCTGCTGTTCCACGATGCGTTCGGCTTGGGGCCGTTCGCGCTCGGCTGGGTCGACGCATACACGGCACTCGGCTACACCGTCTTCGCAGCCGATGTCTGGGGCGGACGCACGACTCCCAGCGGGCCGGACGAGATCGGGCCCCTCATGGGCTCGATGGTCGGCGACCGCGCTCGATGGGTCGCCCGTGCGACTGCCGCACTCGAGACGGCCATCGCGCAACCGGAGGTCGACCCCGGTCGCGTCGTCGCAGTCGGCCACTGCTTCGGCGGCTCGACAGCGCTCGAGCTGCTGCGTGCGGGCGGCGAACTGCGCGGCGTCGTCGCGATCCACGCCGGACTCGACCTGCTCGACGACTCGTCATGGACGCCCGCGCCCGGCACCGCATCCGTGCTCGTCTGCACAGGCGCCGACGACCCGATGGCGACCACCGAGCAGCGCACCGCGCTTCTGGGGAACCTCGACGCCGTCGGGCTCGACTGGGAGCTGCAGCTCTACAGCGGGACCGTTCACGCGTTCACCAACCCCGCCCTGACCGACTCCCCCAACCCCCGCGTGTTCGCGTACCACGCGCGCAGCGCTGAGCGGGCCCGAATCGCCACCGAGCGATTCCTCGCCGACACATTCCGCACCTCGAAGTAA
- a CDS encoding LysR family transcriptional regulator codes for MDRFAVMRTFTAVARASTFSGAAVELGISPSLVSRHVAELEEQLGTRLVNRTSRSVNLTEAGASYADFAERILVEIEETDARFAGAQDSAEGLLSVISPKWIGSDLGSAIGAFVAEHPKIRVKLELGGISDRPYDFLDRGFDVALHARDPKDSRVRVRRITELPFLLAASAEYLAKRGMPANPDELREHDLIAHASDATWRLGSGESAVTMRVQNPLVSTNAYLVIEQIVEAGSGIGLLPRRSATAALESGALVEVLPDWPVGSRSLYAVHGPGGRTPERVRVFLDFMTNWFRTARTE; via the coding sequence ATGGATCGATTCGCCGTGATGCGCACCTTCACGGCCGTCGCCCGCGCATCGACCTTCAGCGGAGCGGCGGTCGAGCTCGGCATCTCCCCCTCCCTCGTCTCACGCCATGTAGCGGAGCTCGAGGAGCAGCTGGGCACCCGATTGGTGAACCGCACCTCGCGATCCGTCAATCTGACAGAAGCGGGCGCAAGCTATGCCGACTTCGCGGAGCGGATCCTCGTGGAGATCGAGGAGACGGACGCGCGGTTCGCAGGTGCGCAGGACTCGGCCGAGGGCCTGCTGTCGGTGATCTCGCCGAAGTGGATCGGATCGGATCTCGGCTCGGCGATCGGCGCGTTCGTGGCGGAGCATCCGAAGATCCGCGTGAAGCTCGAGCTCGGCGGGATCTCGGATCGGCCGTACGACTTCCTGGATCGGGGCTTCGACGTGGCGCTGCATGCGCGCGACCCGAAGGACTCGCGGGTGCGGGTGCGGCGGATCACAGAGCTGCCGTTCCTGCTGGCCGCATCGGCCGAGTACCTCGCGAAGCGGGGCATGCCGGCGAACCCGGACGAGCTGCGGGAGCACGACCTCATCGCGCACGCCTCGGACGCGACCTGGCGATTGGGCTCGGGCGAATCGGCCGTGACGATGCGGGTGCAGAATCCGCTCGTGTCGACGAACGCCTACCTCGTGATCGAGCAGATCGTCGAGGCGGGTTCGGGCATCGGCCTGCTGCCGCGCCGCTCGGCGACCGCGGCGCTCGAATCGGGGGCGCTCGTGGAGGTTCTGCCGGACTGGCCGGTGGGCTCGCGCTCGCTGTACGCGGTGCACGGGCCTGGCGGGCGCACGCCCGAGCGGGTGCGAGTGTTCCTGGACTTCATGACGAACTGGTTCCGCACCGCGCGAACCGAGTGA
- a CDS encoding ATP-binding cassette domain-containing protein — protein MTADQPTTPLLEVRDLHVGYPTTGGFFARRTMVPAVHGVSFDIGPGETLGLVGESGSGKSTIGKAILRLLPVMAGSVRFDGTDIQSFGASTPLTYRSQVQAVFQDPGASLNPRHLVSHAVETPLRRHGVADRAEIRRRTREAFEMVGLRADHLDRFPNELSGGQQQRVAIARALVLQPRLVVCDEAVSALDLSTQGQIINLLADLQQATGVSYLFIAHDLGLVRHIAHRVGVMSTGRLVELSHVDRIYDAPEDAYTRRLLDATPASTPHGREERRERRLAARAEASA, from the coding sequence ATGACCGCTGACCAGCCCACGACTCCCCTCCTCGAGGTCCGCGACCTGCATGTCGGCTACCCGACGACCGGCGGATTCTTCGCCCGCCGCACGATGGTGCCCGCCGTGCACGGTGTGAGCTTCGACATCGGCCCCGGCGAGACGCTCGGGCTCGTGGGCGAGTCCGGCTCGGGGAAGTCGACGATCGGCAAGGCGATCCTTCGGCTGCTGCCCGTCATGGCGGGATCGGTGCGGTTCGACGGTACGGATATCCAGTCGTTCGGCGCATCCACTCCGCTCACGTACCGCAGCCAGGTGCAGGCGGTGTTTCAGGATCCGGGCGCGTCGCTCAATCCGCGGCACCTCGTGTCGCACGCCGTTGAGACGCCTCTGCGTCGCCACGGCGTCGCGGATCGCGCGGAGATCCGGCGGCGCACACGCGAGGCGTTCGAGATGGTGGGACTGCGCGCCGACCACCTGGACCGCTTCCCCAACGAGCTGTCCGGCGGCCAGCAGCAGCGCGTCGCGATCGCACGCGCTCTCGTGCTGCAGCCGCGGCTCGTGGTGTGCGACGAGGCTGTGAGCGCACTCGACCTCTCGACGCAGGGCCAGATCATCAACCTGCTCGCAGACCTGCAGCAGGCGACCGGCGTGAGCTACCTCTTCATCGCCCACGACCTCGGTCTCGTGCGCCACATCGCGCACCGCGTGGGTGTCATGAGCACCGGCCGGCTCGTCGAGCTCTCCCATGTCGACCGCATCTACGACGCGCCCGAGGACGCCTACACGCGCCGGCTTCTCGACGCCACCCCGGCCTCGACGCCGCACGGACGCGAGGAGCGCCGCGAGCGCCGCCTCGCAGCGCGCGCGGAGGCGAGCGCGTGA
- a CDS encoding dipeptide/oligopeptide/nickel ABC transporter permease/ATP-binding protein encodes MSETFTTSVQTANSDPGRRAPGNIARIIARMRRQPATVVAALYIVLLFATAFLAPFIAPHDPAASDFDNVLAGPSAQYLLGTDDMGRDVLSRVIFGAQMATIIAIGAVAISTVIGVPLGLIFGFNGGWWDRIGMRFIDMAQSLPGMLIGITVVTLLGRDPLALMLGIGLIFAGAFARMTRAVVLVESGKLYVEAAQVAGLRRGQIIFGQVLPNLIGPIATQFAVFLGSAIMIESAMSFLGVGLDDKIPTWGSILSLALEKQAVAPFLTWPPGIAIMLTVLAFSVFGDGLNDALTGERRRVPRLDMPGRQTEPSATTPPITSDVATAADVSAASSGAPVLDVRDTTVTFARPDGSTVDVVKSVSLTVGRGEVVGLLGESGSGKSTLARAVLGMLPAGAWLSNGSIVLNGQQLAGRTERELRHVRGTQMGAVFQDPMQALSPVHTIGVQLTEPLRIHKGMNRAQARARAIELLDRVGVRNPASRLDDYPHQFSGGMAQRVAIAMALAADPELLIADEATSALDVTTQAQVLDLIMDLRDEYGMGVLMITHSLGVVAETCDRAVVMYRGRIVEDAAATQLFDAPQHLYTRALLEANPSNADADGRLAVIEGELRQEIDRLIDELDAEDAR; translated from the coding sequence ATGAGCGAGACCTTCACGACCTCCGTCCAGACGGCGAACTCCGACCCGGGCCGCCGAGCCCCCGGCAACATCGCCCGCATCATCGCCCGCATGCGGCGGCAGCCAGCGACGGTCGTCGCTGCGCTCTACATCGTGCTGCTCTTCGCGACGGCGTTTCTCGCGCCCTTCATCGCGCCGCACGATCCCGCCGCCTCGGACTTCGACAACGTGCTCGCGGGCCCGAGTGCGCAGTATCTGCTCGGCACTGACGACATGGGCCGCGATGTGCTGAGCCGTGTCATCTTCGGCGCACAGATGGCCACCATCATCGCGATCGGCGCGGTCGCGATCTCTACCGTCATCGGAGTTCCGCTCGGCCTCATCTTCGGTTTCAACGGCGGATGGTGGGACCGCATCGGGATGCGCTTCATCGACATGGCGCAGTCGCTGCCCGGCATGCTCATCGGCATCACGGTCGTCACGCTGCTCGGCCGCGACCCTCTCGCCCTCATGCTCGGCATCGGCCTCATCTTCGCGGGAGCATTCGCCCGCATGACGCGCGCCGTCGTGCTGGTCGAGAGCGGAAAGCTCTACGTGGAGGCCGCGCAGGTGGCGGGACTCCGCCGCGGCCAGATCATCTTCGGTCAGGTGCTGCCGAACCTCATCGGCCCCATCGCGACCCAGTTCGCGGTGTTCCTCGGCTCGGCGATCATGATCGAGTCGGCCATGAGCTTCCTCGGCGTAGGCCTCGACGACAAGATCCCCACGTGGGGCAGCATCCTGAGCCTCGCGCTCGAGAAGCAGGCCGTCGCGCCGTTCCTCACGTGGCCTCCCGGTATCGCCATCATGCTCACGGTGCTCGCCTTCAGCGTCTTCGGCGACGGCCTCAACGACGCCCTTACGGGCGAGCGTCGCCGCGTGCCGCGCCTTGACATGCCCGGCCGACAGACCGAGCCGAGCGCGACGACGCCCCCGATCACCTCGGATGTCGCGACCGCCGCAGATGTATCGGCTGCGTCGAGCGGCGCACCTGTTCTCGACGTGCGCGACACGACCGTGACCTTCGCGCGCCCCGACGGCTCGACCGTCGACGTGGTGAAGAGCGTGTCTCTCACGGTCGGCCGCGGCGAGGTCGTCGGCCTGCTCGGCGAGTCCGGATCCGGCAAGTCGACCCTGGCCCGCGCCGTGCTCGGCATGCTCCCTGCCGGCGCATGGCTCTCGAACGGCAGCATCGTGCTCAACGGCCAGCAGCTCGCCGGTCGCACCGAGCGCGAGCTTCGCCATGTGCGCGGCACACAGATGGGCGCCGTCTTCCAGGACCCCATGCAAGCGCTCTCCCCCGTGCACACGATCGGCGTGCAGCTCACCGAGCCGCTGCGCATCCACAAGGGCATGAACCGCGCTCAGGCCAGGGCGCGCGCGATCGAGCTGCTCGATCGGGTGGGCGTGCGCAACCCGGCGAGCCGACTCGATGACTATCCGCACCAGTTCTCCGGCGGCATGGCGCAGCGTGTTGCGATCGCGATGGCCCTCGCTGCCGACCCCGAGCTGCTCATCGCCGACGAAGCTACGAGTGCGCTCGACGTGACCACGCAGGCGCAGGTGCTCGACCTGATCATGGATCTGCGCGACGAGTACGGCATGGGCGTGCTGATGATCACCCACAGCCTCGGCGTCGTCGCTGAGACGTGCGATCGCGCGGTCGTCATGTACCGGGGCCGCATCGTCGAGGATGCGGCGGCGACCCAGCTGTTCGATGCGCCGCAGCACCTCTACACGCGGGCGCTGCTCGAGGCGAACCCCTCGAACGCGGACGCGGATGGCCGCCTCGCCGTGATCGAAGGCGAGCTGCGCCAGGAGATCGACCGGCTCATCGACGAGCTCGACGCGGAGGACGCACGATGA
- a CDS encoding ABC transporter permease — protein sequence MLKLILTRLALAVPQLLILSFLVFLLTYLMPGSPAAAILGYSATPESIAKLEAQLGLDRSFLERLGEFYAQLFQGSLGTSFLNGRPVLDLYAERLPATLSLIVGGLLVAILIGLTLGIIGGTKPGSVRDRISTAITSISLATPEFWIGIILLLVFAVQLRLFPVVSYVPLHVDPAAWARGLVLPSLALGIAGAALIARQTRTAMAGAMSSRYVDSLTAAGVPRRRIIFRYAFKNSLVPVLASTGLTVSIMLGASFAIEKVFGFPGVGGLLLHSVTSKDLAIVQGGVLLIAILIILVNLILDISYGLINPKARPA from the coding sequence ATGTTGAAACTCATTCTGACCCGCCTTGCCCTGGCGGTGCCCCAGCTGCTCATCCTGTCGTTCCTGGTCTTCCTGCTGACCTACCTGATGCCCGGCAGCCCCGCCGCCGCGATCCTCGGGTATTCGGCCACGCCGGAGTCCATCGCGAAGCTCGAAGCGCAGCTGGGGCTGGATCGGTCGTTCCTGGAGCGGCTGGGCGAGTTCTACGCCCAGCTGTTCCAGGGCAGCCTCGGCACGTCCTTCCTCAACGGCCGACCCGTGCTCGACCTCTACGCCGAGCGCCTGCCCGCGACCCTGTCGCTCATCGTCGGCGGTCTGCTCGTCGCGATCCTCATCGGCCTCACCCTCGGCATCATCGGCGGAACCAAGCCCGGCTCGGTCCGCGACCGGATCTCGACCGCGATCACCTCGATCTCACTCGCGACACCCGAGTTCTGGATCGGCATCATCCTGCTGCTGGTGTTCGCCGTGCAGCTGCGTCTCTTCCCCGTCGTCTCGTACGTGCCGCTCCACGTCGACCCGGCCGCCTGGGCACGCGGGCTCGTCCTCCCGTCGCTCGCGCTCGGGATCGCCGGAGCAGCCCTCATCGCACGCCAGACCCGCACAGCGATGGCGGGTGCGATGTCCTCGCGCTACGTCGACTCGCTCACCGCGGCCGGCGTCCCCCGTCGGCGCATCATCTTCCGATACGCGTTCAAGAACTCCCTCGTGCCCGTGCTCGCATCCACCGGACTCACCGTGAGCATCATGCTCGGCGCGAGCTTCGCGATCGAGAAGGTCTTCGGCTTCCCCGGTGTCGGCGGCCTCCTGCTGCACAGCGTGACCTCCAAGGATCTCGCGATCGTGCAAGGCGGGGTGCTGCTCATCGCCATCCTCATCATCCTGGTCAACCTGATCCTCGACATCAGCTACGGCCTCATCAACCCCAAGGCGCGACCCGCATGA
- a CDS encoding ABC transporter substrate-binding protein: MPRTKAMITRAVVPFAAAALLLAGCSTGTASPEPTDDGGDATLRVNFGQFPENWSPGQEMEGGPMRIAYETLLIPGENGPEANLATDWELTADSLTLTLRDDVTFHDGTAFDAEAVKANIELVKGGTTAYAGPLQAIESVDVVDATTVVLNLSSPTPSLPVTLTSRVLPIGSPAAIADGSIATAPVGTSPWAYDDATSIVGTRMVFSEFADYWGEKPGFANIELVSITDPEASAAALVSGEIDVTDTEVDVFPRFEGTSIETLAYPAIRNNLFFFDRGPGGVFEKKELRQAVCTAIDLDQWAKIDGEGQPATQHFVEGDQGYSANIDGYPFDAAAAQKLYAAAGSPSVAVEMVGAPYNSRQIEIYMEQVRAALGNVNVTVTQLPPPQYNGEWNSGKYPLGLSSNDEQTAFEWYSAWFAAGAPGNPSGVESAALKAAADAAIAAGSGDEADALWAKVTETIADEALTCAHARGVEQLAWNSATVSGVAAPAERWEPKSVNYRDLTPAK; encoded by the coding sequence ATGCCACGCACCAAGGCCATGATCACGAGGGCGGTGGTGCCGTTCGCGGCAGCAGCGCTCCTCCTCGCCGGGTGTTCCACCGGCACCGCCAGCCCGGAGCCCACGGACGACGGCGGCGACGCCACGCTCCGCGTGAACTTCGGACAGTTCCCCGAGAACTGGTCACCCGGCCAGGAGATGGAGGGCGGACCGATGCGCATCGCATACGAGACGCTTCTCATCCCCGGCGAGAACGGCCCCGAGGCCAACCTCGCGACCGACTGGGAGCTCACGGCGGACTCGCTCACCCTCACGCTGCGCGACGACGTCACCTTCCACGACGGCACCGCCTTCGACGCTGAGGCCGTCAAGGCCAACATCGAGCTCGTCAAGGGCGGCACAACCGCCTACGCCGGCCCGCTGCAGGCGATCGAGTCGGTCGATGTCGTCGACGCGACGACCGTCGTGCTCAATCTCTCCTCGCCGACGCCGTCGCTTCCGGTGACGCTCACCTCGCGCGTGCTCCCGATCGGAAGCCCCGCGGCCATCGCCGACGGCTCGATCGCAACGGCCCCCGTCGGCACCTCGCCGTGGGCCTACGACGACGCCACGTCGATCGTCGGCACCCGCATGGTGTTCTCCGAGTTCGCGGACTACTGGGGCGAGAAGCCCGGCTTCGCGAACATCGAGCTCGTCTCCATCACCGACCCGGAGGCCTCGGCCGCGGCGCTCGTGAGCGGCGAGATCGACGTGACCGACACCGAGGTCGACGTCTTCCCGCGCTTCGAGGGCACCTCGATCGAGACGCTCGCCTACCCGGCGATCCGCAACAACCTCTTCTTCTTCGACCGTGGCCCCGGCGGCGTGTTCGAGAAGAAGGAGCTTCGCCAGGCGGTCTGCACCGCGATCGACCTCGACCAGTGGGCGAAGATCGATGGCGAAGGCCAGCCCGCGACGCAGCACTTCGTCGAGGGCGACCAAGGCTACAGCGCGAACATCGACGGCTACCCGTTCGATGCCGCCGCGGCCCAGAAGCTCTACGCCGCAGCGGGCAGCCCGTCGGTCGCCGTCGAGATGGTCGGCGCACCGTACAACTCTCGTCAGATCGAGATCTACATGGAGCAGGTGCGCGCCGCGCTCGGCAACGTGAACGTGACCGTCACGCAGCTCCCGCCGCCGCAGTACAACGGCGAGTGGAACAGCGGCAAGTACCCGCTCGGCCTCTCGTCGAACGACGAGCAGACCGCGTTCGAGTGGTACAGCGCGTGGTTCGCCGCTGGCGCCCCGGGCAACCCCTCGGGTGTCGAGTCGGCTGCACTCAAGGCCGCAGCTGACGCCGCGATCGCCGCGGGATCGGGTGACGAGGCCGACGCGCTCTGGGCGAAGGTCACCGAGACCATCGCCGACGAGGCGCTCACCTGCGCCCACGCTCGCGGTGTCGAGCAGCTCGCCTGGAACAGCGCCACCGTCTCCGGTGTCGCCGCTCCGGCCGAGAGGTGGGAGCCCAAGTCGGTCAACTACCGCGACCTGACTCCTGCCAAGTAA